The proteins below come from a single Agromyces flavus genomic window:
- a CDS encoding carbohydrate ABC transporter permease produces MTAAITPGLQAAAPGRREDRAAAARPGRRRTRMATIGYSVLSVVLFVLFAFPVYWMVNTSFQPNNEIRGSEIHFWPDNFTLRNYETVLFDPGRTPFLPAAANSLIVTITTVVIALVFAFLAALAVTRFRFRSRRLFIIVILVIQMIPGEAMMVSIFRVIDGWHLLNTLIGLTIVYVATVLPFTIWTLRGFVDGIPVDLEEAAMIDGCSRAGAFWRVTFPLLAPGLVATGVFGFIQAWNEFVMALVLNARPDMMTLPVWLRTFLVANGTTNWAAIMAGSTLMAIPVIVFFLFVQGRMTSGLVSGAVKG; encoded by the coding sequence GTGACCGCCGCCATCACCCCCGGCCTGCAGGCCGCCGCGCCGGGTCGCCGCGAGGATCGGGCGGCCGCGGCCCGGCCCGGCCGGCGTCGCACCCGAATGGCGACGATCGGGTACAGCGTGCTCTCCGTCGTGCTCTTCGTGCTGTTCGCGTTCCCCGTCTACTGGATGGTGAACACGTCGTTCCAGCCGAACAACGAGATCCGCGGGTCCGAGATCCACTTCTGGCCCGACAACTTCACGCTCCGGAACTACGAGACCGTGCTCTTCGACCCGGGCCGCACGCCGTTCCTGCCCGCGGCCGCGAACTCCCTCATCGTGACCATCACCACGGTCGTGATCGCCCTCGTGTTCGCCTTCCTCGCGGCGCTCGCCGTCACCCGGTTCCGGTTCCGCAGCCGCCGCCTGTTCATCATCGTGATCCTCGTGATCCAGATGATCCCGGGCGAGGCGATGATGGTCTCGATCTTCCGGGTCATCGACGGATGGCACCTGCTCAACACGCTCATCGGCCTGACGATCGTGTACGTCGCCACCGTGCTGCCGTTCACGATCTGGACGCTGCGCGGATTCGTCGACGGCATCCCGGTCGACCTCGAGGAGGCGGCGATGATCGACGGATGCTCCCGCGCGGGCGCCTTCTGGCGGGTGACGTTCCCGCTGCTCGCGCCGGGCCTCGTCGCGACCGGCGTGTTCGGCTTCATCCAGGCGTGGAACGAGTTCGTCATGGCGCTCGTGCTGAACGCCAGGCCCGACATGATGACGCTGCCGGTGTGGTTGCGCACCTTCCTCGTCGCCAACGGCACCACGAACTGGGCGGCGATCATGGCAGGCTCGACCTTGATGGCCATCCCCGTGATCGTGTTCTTCCTGTTCGTGCAGGGGCGCATGACGAGCGGGCTCGTGAGCGGAGCCGTCAAAGGATGA
- a CDS encoding extracellular solute-binding protein, whose amino-acid sequence MRKLGIAALGAVAALTLAGCATSGGDAASEEGAEIRVWLVGTDTPDEAREYLESTFEEEHPDSTLVIEEQSWDGLVDRLTTSLSGSDSPDIVEVGNTQAAAFTSAGAFLDLTEHYDELGGDDLLPGFVEAGSYDDKFYAAPLYAGSRLVFYKKDALAAAGLEAPTTLDQYIEQGIALADANPGKSGIWWPGQDWYNALPYIWENGGEVAVPDGDGWDAQLSSDESIAGLEQVQQVMTEASLAPKDGNETNPQVGFCDGTTLQLSAPSWVKWSILAPTDAETPGCPDQEANLGVYALPGADGGAAQVFAGGSNVGISAKSQHPELALDALKIILSDEFQTIYGENGLVPAKLSLADTLGTDEVAQAIAAAAGNAKLTPASPKWADVEAAGILQDLFVKIAQGGDVASLAEEADQKIEDILNG is encoded by the coding sequence ATGAGGAAACTCGGCATCGCGGCGCTCGGCGCCGTGGCAGCGCTGACCCTCGCCGGGTGCGCCACCTCCGGAGGCGACGCCGCCTCCGAGGAGGGCGCCGAGATCCGCGTCTGGCTGGTCGGCACCGACACGCCCGACGAGGCGCGCGAGTACCTGGAGAGCACGTTCGAGGAGGAGCACCCCGACTCCACGCTGGTCATCGAGGAGCAGTCGTGGGACGGCCTCGTCGACCGCCTCACCACGAGCCTCTCGGGCTCCGACAGCCCCGACATCGTCGAGGTCGGCAACACCCAGGCGGCGGCGTTCACGTCGGCGGGGGCATTCCTCGACCTCACCGAGCACTACGACGAGCTCGGCGGCGACGACCTGCTGCCCGGCTTCGTCGAGGCGGGTTCGTACGACGACAAGTTCTACGCCGCCCCGCTCTATGCCGGTTCGCGGCTCGTGTTCTACAAGAAGGACGCACTCGCCGCGGCCGGGCTCGAGGCGCCCACCACGCTCGACCAGTACATCGAGCAGGGCATCGCGCTCGCCGACGCGAACCCCGGCAAGTCGGGCATCTGGTGGCCCGGCCAGGACTGGTACAACGCCCTCCCGTACATCTGGGAGAACGGCGGCGAGGTCGCCGTGCCCGACGGCGACGGATGGGACGCCCAGCTCTCGAGCGACGAGTCGATCGCCGGGCTCGAGCAGGTCCAGCAGGTCATGACCGAAGCGTCGCTCGCGCCCAAGGACGGCAATGAGACCAACCCGCAGGTCGGCTTCTGCGACGGCACCACGCTGCAGCTGTCCGCTCCGAGCTGGGTCAAGTGGTCGATCCTCGCACCGACCGACGCCGAGACCCCGGGCTGCCCCGACCAGGAGGCCAACCTCGGCGTCTACGCCCTCCCCGGCGCGGACGGCGGCGCGGCGCAGGTCTTCGCGGGCGGTTCCAACGTCGGCATCTCGGCGAAGTCGCAGCACCCCGAGCTCGCGCTCGACGCGCTGAAGATCATCCTGTCCGACGAGTTCCAGACGATCTACGGCGAGAACGGCCTCGTGCCCGCCAAGCTCTCGCTGGCCGACACGCTCGGCACCGACGAGGTCGCGCAGGCGATCGCGGCCGCCGCCGGCAACGCCAAGCTCACCCCGGCCTCGCCGAAGTGGGCCGACGTCGAGGCCGCGGGCATCCTGCAGGACCTCTTCGTCAAGATCGCGCAGGGGGGCGACGTCGCGTCGCTCGCCGAGGAGGCCGACCAGAAGATCGAGGACATCCTCAACGGCTGA
- a CDS encoding YrdB family protein produces the protein MNDATPAPEPKVGFNDLLRFLLEIFAIVTLGIFGFTEFELPWPGILLGIGLPALAILLWGLFRSPKAVFHVDTFAKALVEIAVFSAAAIAWWLMGQPVIAVVFAVVAAVSGIINGRRELGA, from the coding sequence GTGAACGACGCCACCCCCGCCCCCGAGCCGAAGGTCGGGTTCAACGACCTGCTGCGATTCCTGCTCGAGATCTTCGCGATCGTGACGCTCGGCATCTTCGGGTTCACCGAGTTCGAGCTGCCGTGGCCCGGAATCCTGCTCGGCATCGGCCTGCCGGCGCTCGCGATCCTGCTGTGGGGGCTCTTCCGCTCGCCCAAGGCGGTCTTCCACGTCGACACGTTCGCCAAGGCGCTCGTCGAGATCGCGGTGTTCTCGGCCGCGGCCATCGCGTGGTGGCTCATGGGCCAGCCCGTGATCGCCGTCGTGTTCGCCGTCGTGGCCGCCGTGAGCGGGATCATCAACGGGCGGCGCGAACTCGGCGCCTGA
- a CDS encoding ROK family transcriptional regulator, which yields MTVTDASRPPAPAPASAGAVPLFAGRALRASGKVLPEHARSHNRSLVLQTLYTQGAQSRADVARETGLTRVTVSDLVAELIAEGLVVELGQREDARPGKPATLIDIDRTGFHVVAVDLSEHTRFRGAVLDLDGSIVAQAEVALDGATGEHAVQLVIELLDGLLALTTARVLGIGVGSPGIVEPNGVVHSAPNLGWTDLPLQERLAAVFHLPVHVANDANVAVLAEHASAPGDLILIKVGHGVGAGLIVGGRPVLGAGSAAGEIGHVMVGTDGGPRCVCGRHGCLEAWLAVPRLTAELDRLGDTDAAASAREETLREAGRRLGIVLAPVVGALNLSEVVVSGPAELLDGPLLEATVETLRIRTMAEHHRDLRLRMTAHGQDIVLRGAAVMVLSGQLGVS from the coding sequence GTGACCGTAACGGATGCCTCGCGACCCCCGGCCCCCGCGCCCGCCTCGGCCGGCGCAGTGCCCCTCTTCGCCGGTCGAGCCCTGCGAGCCTCCGGCAAGGTGCTCCCCGAGCACGCACGCAGCCACAACCGCAGCCTCGTGCTGCAGACGCTCTACACCCAGGGCGCCCAGAGCCGAGCGGATGTCGCGCGCGAGACGGGCCTGACGCGCGTCACCGTGTCCGACCTCGTCGCCGAGCTCATCGCCGAGGGCCTCGTGGTCGAGCTCGGCCAGCGCGAGGACGCCCGACCGGGAAAGCCCGCCACGCTCATCGACATCGACCGCACGGGCTTCCACGTCGTCGCGGTCGACCTGTCCGAGCACACCCGGTTCCGCGGTGCGGTGCTCGACCTCGACGGGAGCATCGTCGCGCAGGCCGAGGTCGCGCTCGACGGCGCCACGGGCGAGCACGCCGTCCAGCTCGTGATCGAGCTCCTCGACGGGCTCCTCGCCCTCACGACCGCGCGTGTGCTCGGCATCGGCGTCGGCTCGCCCGGCATCGTGGAGCCGAACGGCGTCGTGCACTCGGCCCCCAACCTCGGCTGGACCGACCTGCCGCTGCAGGAGCGCCTCGCCGCCGTCTTCCACCTCCCCGTGCACGTCGCCAACGACGCGAACGTCGCCGTCCTCGCCGAGCACGCCAGTGCGCCCGGCGACCTCATCCTCATCAAGGTCGGCCACGGTGTCGGCGCCGGCCTCATCGTCGGCGGCCGTCCCGTGCTGGGCGCCGGTTCGGCCGCGGGCGAGATCGGCCACGTCATGGTCGGCACCGACGGCGGCCCGCGCTGCGTGTGCGGCAGGCACGGCTGCCTCGAGGCCTGGCTGGCCGTACCCCGGCTGACGGCCGAGCTCGACCGGCTCGGCGACACGGATGCCGCGGCATCCGCTCGTGAAGAGACCCTGCGGGAAGCGGGCCGACGCCTCGGCATCGTGCTCGCCCCCGTCGTCGGTGCGCTGAACCTCTCCGAGGTCGTCGTCAGCGGACCGGCGGAACTGCTTGACGGTCCGCTGCTCGAAGCGACCGTCGAGACACTCCGGATACGGACGATGGCGGAACACCACCGCGATCTGAGGCTCCGGATGACCGCGCACGGCCAGGACATCGTCCTGCGCGGCGCGGCGGTCATGGTCCTGTCCGGACAACTCGGGGTCTCGTAG
- a CDS encoding carbohydrate ABC transporter permease has product MTTTDAGLTPAVSSVEGERLTAPQPRDPGSSRRRGRRSGGLTPYALLVPATIVLGLIVGWPLIQLVVTSMQEFGRAQVFGAPPTWVWFENYVDVLTDTTFYEVLGRSLVFAAGCVVITMVLGTLIALLLQRLPKGFRLLLSIGLLLAWAMPPLSATIVWGWMFDTDYGVINHVLVNTFGLEQFTQHSWLIEPLSFFLVAGVVIVWGAVPFVAFALYAGLTQVPDEVLEASQLDGAGGIQRFRLIIFPYLKPIFLITTILQIIWDLKVFTQIFALQDIGGIRELTNTLGVYIYQVSIAGGDFGAGGAIAVITAIIIMTVSLYYIRQVIKEEEL; this is encoded by the coding sequence ATGACCACCACCGACGCCGGCCTCACGCCGGCCGTGAGCTCGGTCGAGGGCGAGCGCCTCACGGCGCCGCAGCCCCGCGACCCGGGCTCGAGCCGCCGCCGCGGCCGCCGATCCGGGGGACTGACCCCGTACGCCCTCCTCGTCCCGGCCACGATCGTCCTCGGGCTGATCGTCGGCTGGCCCCTCATCCAGCTCGTCGTCACCTCGATGCAGGAGTTCGGCCGGGCCCAGGTGTTCGGCGCCCCGCCCACCTGGGTGTGGTTCGAGAACTACGTCGACGTGCTCACCGACACCACGTTCTACGAGGTGCTCGGCCGCAGCCTCGTCTTCGCCGCGGGATGCGTCGTCATCACGATGGTGCTCGGCACGCTCATCGCCCTGCTGCTCCAGCGGCTGCCCAAGGGCTTCCGCCTGCTCCTCTCGATCGGCCTCCTGCTGGCCTGGGCGATGCCGCCGCTGTCGGCGACGATCGTGTGGGGCTGGATGTTCGACACCGACTACGGCGTGATCAACCACGTGCTCGTGAACACCTTCGGGCTCGAGCAGTTCACGCAGCACTCGTGGCTCATCGAGCCCTTGAGCTTCTTCCTGGTCGCGGGTGTGGTCATCGTCTGGGGTGCCGTGCCGTTCGTCGCGTTCGCACTCTACGCCGGCCTCACGCAGGTGCCCGACGAGGTGCTCGAGGCATCCCAGCTCGACGGCGCGGGCGGCATCCAGCGGTTCCGGCTCATCATCTTCCCGTACCTCAAGCCGATCTTCCTGATCACGACGATCCTGCAGATCATCTGGGACCTCAAGGTGTTCACGCAGATCTTCGCGCTCCAGGACATCGGCGGCATCCGGGAGCTGACCAACACGCTCGGCGTGTACATCTACCAGGTCTCGATCGCGGGCGGCGACTTCGGCGCGGGCGGTGCGATCGCGGTGATCACGGCGATCATCATCATGACCGTGTCGCTCTACTACATCCGTCAGGTGATCAAGGAGGAGGAACTGTGA
- a CDS encoding ROK family protein produces the protein MRLGIDIGGTKTAAVAVGENGELSDQVRMPTGFGAEAVVETALRTVERMSHLAGVEPDAFRSIGIGIPGSVDSATGRVTHAVNLGLEGLDLGPRLADRLGVDVRVENDVKAAALGAHHLLGVADGIRAHSMAYLNLGTGLAAGIVLDGHLLRGRRGVAGEIGHIPVDPAGELCACGQRGCLETIASGSALAALWPGSGRHPAVDLFDRADAGDPAAVQVRDRFLTGVASAVRLLALTTDVDDIVIGGGLAGLGDRLLAGTRRVLDDWAADSAFLASLDLPRRVQVIPRGFPAAAVGAALIGEDSEVPAWQRS, from the coding sequence GTGAGACTCGGCATCGACATCGGGGGCACCAAGACCGCGGCCGTCGCGGTGGGCGAGAACGGCGAGCTGAGCGACCAGGTGCGCATGCCCACGGGCTTCGGCGCCGAGGCCGTCGTCGAGACGGCCCTGCGCACGGTCGAGCGGATGTCGCACCTCGCGGGCGTCGAACCCGACGCGTTCCGCTCCATCGGCATCGGCATCCCGGGCTCCGTCGACTCAGCCACCGGCCGGGTCACGCACGCCGTGAATCTCGGCCTCGAGGGTCTCGACCTCGGCCCGCGGCTCGCGGATCGGCTCGGGGTCGACGTGCGGGTCGAGAACGACGTGAAGGCGGCGGCGCTCGGCGCGCACCACCTGCTCGGCGTCGCCGACGGCATCCGCGCGCACTCGATGGCCTACCTCAACCTCGGCACCGGGCTCGCCGCCGGCATCGTGCTCGACGGGCACCTGCTGCGCGGCCGGCGCGGCGTCGCCGGTGAGATCGGGCACATCCCGGTCGACCCGGCGGGCGAGCTCTGCGCGTGCGGACAACGCGGATGCCTCGAGACGATCGCGTCCGGTTCCGCGCTCGCCGCGCTCTGGCCGGGTTCGGGCCGCCATCCCGCCGTCGACCTCTTCGACCGGGCCGACGCGGGCGATCCCGCCGCCGTTCAGGTGCGCGACCGGTTCCTGACGGGCGTCGCCTCGGCGGTCCGGCTGCTCGCGCTCACCACCGACGTCGACGACATCGTGATCGGCGGCGGGCTGGCCGGTCTCGGCGATCGGCTGCTCGCCGGAACGCGCCGCGTGCTGGACGACTGGGCGGCGGACTCGGCCTTCCTCGCGTCGCTCGACCTGCCGCGCCGCGTGCAGGTGATCCCGCGCGGCTTCCCCGCCGCGGCGGTCGGCGCTGCGCTCATCGGCGAGGATTCGGAGGTGCCCGCGTGGCAGAGGTCGTGA
- a CDS encoding glucosamine-6-phosphate deaminase, with product MAEVVIVRDEAEAGELVASAIVELVERRPDAVLGLATGSTPLSTYRALARRLADEGAPDVARVRGFALDEYVGLPSGHPESYRAVIAREVVEPLGLTPELVHVPNGEPETIRTAADDYERAIQAAGGVDLQILGIGRTGHIGFNEPGSSLASLTRVKTLTEETRADNARFFDSPDDVPMHCITQGIGTILRARHLVLLAFGEAKSQAVADAVEGPLSASRPGSAIQLHPHATVVLDEAAASRLDHAAYYRHAWTHKPDWQGI from the coding sequence GTGGCAGAGGTCGTGATCGTGCGCGACGAGGCCGAGGCCGGTGAGCTCGTCGCATCCGCAATCGTCGAGCTCGTGGAGCGCCGTCCCGACGCCGTGCTCGGCCTCGCGACGGGTTCGACCCCGCTCTCGACGTACCGCGCGCTCGCCCGCCGACTCGCCGACGAGGGTGCGCCGGATGTCGCGCGCGTGCGCGGATTCGCCCTCGACGAGTACGTCGGGCTCCCGTCGGGTCACCCCGAGTCGTACCGCGCGGTCATCGCACGCGAGGTGGTCGAGCCCCTCGGCCTGACGCCCGAACTCGTGCACGTGCCGAACGGCGAACCCGAGACCATCCGCACCGCAGCCGACGACTACGAGCGCGCCATCCAGGCCGCCGGCGGCGTCGACCTGCAGATCCTCGGTATCGGCCGCACCGGGCACATCGGGTTCAACGAGCCCGGCTCCTCCCTCGCCTCGCTCACGCGCGTGAAGACGCTGACCGAGGAGACGCGCGCCGACAACGCGAGGTTCTTCGACTCACCCGACGACGTGCCCATGCACTGCATCACGCAGGGCATCGGCACGATCCTGCGCGCGCGACACCTCGTGCTGCTCGCGTTCGGCGAGGCGAAGTCGCAGGCCGTCGCGGACGCGGTCGAGGGGCCGCTGTCGGCGAGCCGTCCGGGATCGGCCATCCAGCTGCATCCGCATGCCACCGTCGTGCTCGACGAGGCCGCGGCATCCCGCCTGGACCACGCGGCGTACTACCGCCACGCGTGGACGCACAAGCCCGACTGGCAGGGCATCTGA
- a CDS encoding TetR/AcrR family transcriptional regulator — MPKVTEAYREARRSEIADAALRCFAAKGFRGTSMADIIAASGLSAGAIYGHYSSKEELFFAAAHQILSARSLELDQLRADHGPLAPGEVMAALIDGMHREAFTPNLFLQVWAEAAIDPSLQEVVHRFLAPVRQLLIGLVTEWAAANPDAARPDADAYARRVVPVLMGLAPGFMVQRAILADFDAEAYLDTVRRLVPS, encoded by the coding sequence ATGCCGAAGGTGACCGAGGCGTATCGCGAGGCGAGACGCTCCGAGATCGCGGATGCCGCACTCCGCTGCTTCGCCGCCAAGGGCTTCCGCGGCACCTCGATGGCCGACATCATCGCCGCGTCAGGGCTGTCCGCCGGCGCGATCTACGGTCACTACTCAAGCAAGGAGGAGCTGTTCTTCGCGGCCGCCCACCAGATCCTCTCCGCCCGATCGCTGGAACTCGACCAGCTCCGCGCCGACCACGGCCCGCTCGCTCCGGGCGAGGTCATGGCGGCGCTGATCGACGGCATGCATCGGGAGGCCTTCACGCCCAACCTGTTCCTCCAGGTCTGGGCCGAAGCCGCGATCGATCCGTCGCTGCAGGAGGTGGTGCACCGATTCCTCGCGCCCGTGCGACAGCTCCTCATCGGCCTCGTCACCGAGTGGGCCGCGGCGAATCCCGATGCGGCCCGTCCCGACGCCGACGCGTACGCGCGCCGCGTGGTTCCCGTGCTCATGGGCCTGGCCCCGGGATTCATGGTGCAGCGCGCCATCCTCGCCGACTTCGACGCCGAGGCCTACCTCGACACGGTCCGGCGGCTCGTCCCGAGCTGA
- the purU gene encoding formyltetrahydrofolate deformylase: protein MTTDAEPHSPHLNHWVVTLSCTDGPGIVHAVSGAIVAARGNITESQQFASLDTGRFFMRVQVESPAGRDEFEAELAPVIERWGMDLHLDEVGRPLRTLVLASTAGHCVNDLLFRQRAGQLAVDIPLVLSNHGTLRDLVDFYGVPFESEPVTSAETKAAFERRILEVVDEHDIELVVLARYMQILSPELCDVLAGRCINIHHSFLPGFKGANPYRQAHARGVKLIGATAHFVTSDLDEGPIIEQNVVRVDHSRSVGELVAIGQDEESRTLSQAVKWFAERRVLLDGQRTVIFR from the coding sequence ATGACCACGGACGCCGAGCCGCACAGCCCGCACCTGAATCACTGGGTCGTCACGCTGAGCTGCACCGACGGACCGGGCATCGTGCACGCGGTGAGCGGCGCCATCGTCGCGGCGCGCGGCAACATCACCGAGAGCCAGCAGTTCGCGAGCCTCGACACCGGGCGGTTCTTCATGCGCGTGCAGGTGGAGTCCCCCGCCGGCCGCGACGAGTTCGAGGCCGAGCTGGCCCCGGTCATCGAGCGCTGGGGCATGGACCTGCACCTCGACGAGGTCGGCCGTCCGCTCCGCACGCTCGTGCTCGCCTCGACCGCCGGGCATTGCGTCAACGACCTGCTCTTCCGCCAGCGGGCGGGCCAGCTCGCGGTCGACATCCCGCTCGTGCTCTCGAACCACGGCACGCTGCGCGACCTCGTCGACTTCTACGGCGTGCCCTTCGAGTCCGAACCGGTGACCTCGGCCGAGACGAAGGCCGCGTTCGAGCGCCGGATCCTCGAGGTGGTCGACGAGCACGACATCGAACTGGTGGTGCTCGCGCGGTACATGCAGATCCTCTCCCCCGAGCTGTGCGACGTGCTCGCCGGACGGTGCATCAACATCCACCACTCCTTCCTGCCGGGATTCAAGGGCGCGAACCCCTACCGGCAGGCGCACGCGCGCGGCGTGAAGCTCATCGGCGCGACCGCGCACTTCGTGACGAGCGACCTCGACGAGGGCCCGATCATCGAGCAGAACGTCGTGCGCGTCGACCACTCGCGCTCGGTCGGCGAGCTCGTCGCCATCGGCCAGGACGAGGAGAGCCGGACCCTCTCGCAGGCGGTGAAGTGGTTCGCGGAACGCCGCGTGCTGCTCGACGGGCAGCGCACCGTCATCTTCCGGTGA
- a CDS encoding glycoside hydrolase family 3 protein translates to MSTEIRGGAGDGLRRDILTTLLPGFEGPDAPAWLVELLGQGLGGVCLFGTNVQSPAQLAGLTRRLREANPDAVVAIDEEGGDVTRLFADRGAPYPGNAVLGRIDDVALTRSIGRAVGEALAAVGCTMTFAPDADINSNPSNPVIGVRSFGASPEPVAHHTAAWVEGVQSAGIDASAKHFPGHGDTATDSHLALPVVDLPLEQLRERELAPFRAAIAAGTRSIMTSHILLPQLDAEQPATLSPRILQRLLRGELGFEGVIVSDALDMAGASGAHGIPEAAVRALVAGCDLLCIGTGNTAPQLEEIVAAIADAVASGRLAVERVADAAARVRSLASRHPAPSETPSPQIVPGELPMDLGAWIAASFDVADGVLDRLAGAGRIGTIVRVDTAANIAVGDVPWGPFALRSEVDSDRARTMPAWLADAEVVALDATTPIRDAGALEGPVLVVGKDLHRHAFAVAAIARLRETRAADVVTVDMGWPSDDRAFADISTFGASRAVAEAFVVMVERALAASGSAPASAPMSAPVEAP, encoded by the coding sequence ATGAGCACCGAGATCCGGGGCGGTGCGGGCGACGGCCTGCGCCGCGACATCCTCACGACCCTGCTGCCCGGCTTCGAGGGGCCCGACGCGCCCGCCTGGCTGGTCGAGCTGCTGGGCCAGGGCCTCGGCGGAGTGTGCCTGTTCGGCACGAACGTCCAGTCGCCCGCGCAGCTCGCGGGCCTGACCCGCCGGCTGCGCGAGGCGAACCCCGACGCGGTCGTCGCGATCGACGAGGAAGGCGGCGACGTCACCCGGCTGTTCGCCGACCGCGGCGCTCCGTACCCCGGCAACGCCGTGCTCGGTCGCATCGACGACGTGGCGCTCACTCGGTCGATCGGTCGGGCGGTCGGTGAGGCGCTCGCCGCGGTGGGCTGCACCATGACGTTCGCACCCGACGCCGACATCAACTCCAACCCGTCCAACCCGGTCATCGGGGTGCGCAGCTTCGGTGCCTCGCCCGAGCCGGTCGCGCATCACACCGCTGCGTGGGTCGAGGGCGTGCAGTCGGCGGGCATCGACGCGAGCGCGAAGCACTTCCCGGGCCACGGCGACACCGCGACCGACTCGCACCTCGCGCTGCCCGTCGTCGACCTGCCCCTCGAGCAGCTCCGCGAGCGCGAGCTCGCACCGTTCCGCGCCGCGATCGCGGCCGGGACCCGCTCGATCATGACCTCGCACATCCTGCTGCCGCAGCTCGACGCGGAACAGCCCGCCACCCTGTCTCCCCGCATCCTGCAGCGCCTGCTCCGCGGCGAGCTGGGCTTCGAGGGCGTCATCGTCTCCGACGCGCTCGACATGGCCGGGGCGAGCGGCGCGCACGGCATCCCCGAGGCGGCCGTGCGCGCGCTCGTCGCCGGGTGCGACCTGCTGTGCATCGGCACCGGCAACACGGCGCCCCAGCTCGAGGAGATCGTCGCCGCCATCGCGGACGCCGTGGCGTCCGGGCGACTCGCGGTCGAGCGGGTGGCGGATGCCGCGGCCCGCGTGCGCTCGCTCGCGAGCCGGCACCCCGCGCCATCCGAGACCCCTTCACCCCAGATCGTGCCCGGCGAGCTCCCCATGGATCTCGGGGCCTGGATCGCCGCGTCGTTCGACGTCGCTGACGGCGTGCTCGACCGCCTCGCCGGCGCGGGGCGCATCGGCACGATCGTGCGGGTCGACACGGCGGCGAACATCGCCGTCGGCGACGTGCCGTGGGGGCCGTTCGCGCTCCGGTCCGAGGTCGACTCCGATCGGGCGCGAACGATGCCGGCGTGGCTCGCCGACGCCGAGGTCGTCGCGCTCGACGCGACGACGCCGATCCGGGACGCGGGCGCCCTCGAGGGGCCCGTGCTCGTCGTGGGCAAGGACCTGCACCGCCATGCGTTCGCGGTCGCGGCCATCGCACGCCTCCGCGAGACGCGAGCCGCCGACGTCGTGACCGTCGACATGGGTTGGCCGAGCGACGACCGGGCGTTCGCCGACATCTCGACGTTCGGCGCGTCACGCGCCGTCGCCGAGGCGTTCGTCGTCATGGTCGAGCGCGCACTCGCCGCGTCCGGGTCGGCACCCGCATCGGCACCGATGTCCGCACCGGTGGAGGCGCCGTGA